TCGGCATTTGTGACCTCGGCAGCGGCGATGATACGCGGGATGTTCAAGTAGCTCAGGTGCGCCGCGGGCGGGCCAATGCACACCGCCTCGTCGGCAAAGCGCACGTGGAGCGACTCGGCATCTGCCTCGGAGTAGACGGCCACCGTGGCAATGCCCAGCTCTTTGCAAGCGCGAATGATGCGCAGGGCTATCTCGCCGCGATTTGCTATGAGGATCTTCTTGAACACCTTCTCCGTTCCACCACCGTCAGTGCAGTCTCACTGCGCCGAGCCACGTCGTCGACCGAGCTCGTTAGAGCTTCTGTACCTGAAACAGCGGCTGCCCATATTCCACAGGCTGAGCATTCTCCACGAGGATTTTCAAAATGCGTCCTGACACCTCCGATTCGATTTCGTTCATCAGCTTCATCGCCTCGATGATGCAGAGCACCTTGCCTGGCGAGATGATGTCTCCCACCTCGACATAGGGCTCGGCCTCGGGCGAGGGCCGCCGGTAGAAGGTGCCCACCATGGGAGACTTGATCTCGATGATATCCTCGGCAGGGACTGCCGCTGGTGGCGCGGGCAGCTCCTGGGTCGCAGTGGTCGGTTGCACCGCGGGGGGTACCGGTACTGGCACCTGTACCTGCTCGACCGCAACTGGCGCTTCAGTGCGCACCTGCGGCGCCGCAGAAGTCGGGCGGTGGTCCAGGATGAATTTCCGTATGCGGACGCTTTTTCCCCAGGAGGAGATTTCCAGCTCTTCGATGTCACTGTCTTCGACGAGCTTGATCAGCTTGCGTAACTTTGTTT
This genomic interval from Calditrichota bacterium contains the following:
- a CDS encoding acetyl-CoA carboxylase biotin carboxyl carrier protein; the encoded protein is MKETKLRKLIKLVEDSDIEELEISSWGKSVRIRKFILDHRPTSAAPQVRTEAPVAVEQVQVPVPVPPAVQPTTATQELPAPPAAVPAEDIIEIKSPMVGTFYRRPSPEAEPYVEVGDIISPGKVLCIIEAMKLMNEIESEVSGRILKILVENAQPVEYGQPLFQVQKL